The Pirellulales bacterium genome has a segment encoding these proteins:
- the pyk gene encoding pyruvate kinase, with protein sequence MPTYRHTKIIATVGPSTESHERLTQLITGGVDVIRLNMAHGSCDWVLSLVKRVREVSKEVLRHVAVMMDVKGPEIRTGALAEPIDLQYGDSFEFYTHQPSNGSRGVDVNYPGLPTDVHVGATMLVDSGLIRLEVLDKDETHVRCKVLTPGRLGSRRHINLPGVEVNLPSLTEKDERDIRAGVEAGIDFVALSFARRSEDVMVLRALLDHLGSKARIIAKIEDQGGLRNLEGIIKAADAIMVARGDLGIEIDYQTLPLVQTRIVEACLTEGKPVIIATHLLESMISAPMPTRAEISDISTAVRERADAVMLSGETTTGKYPLECIEVMKNIVKTIEPTEKRGINEVIKLTEPKAKMLRSAAVLAQQMGNSGIVVFTRSGFLAYTLAALRAVGVPIYAFTDDEALFRQLLLPWGVEPFLMPFNVDPEQTILDALAYLKRRGWCGEGTWLVVITNALAHEKVIDTIQLRKVE encoded by the coding sequence GGAATCTCACGAACGTCTCACCCAGCTCATCACCGGCGGCGTGGATGTCATCCGCCTGAACATGGCACACGGCTCGTGCGACTGGGTGCTGTCGCTGGTCAAACGTGTGCGCGAAGTATCTAAGGAAGTTTTGCGGCACGTGGCCGTGATGATGGATGTGAAAGGTCCGGAAATCCGCACCGGCGCCCTGGCGGAGCCCATCGACCTCCAATACGGCGACAGTTTTGAATTTTACACCCACCAGCCGTCCAACGGTTCGCGCGGCGTCGACGTCAATTATCCGGGCTTGCCGACTGACGTACACGTGGGCGCAACCATGCTGGTCGACAGCGGGCTGATTCGCCTGGAAGTGCTCGATAAAGACGAAACGCATGTGCGTTGCAAAGTGCTCACACCCGGCAGATTGGGATCGCGGCGGCACATCAATTTGCCAGGCGTCGAAGTGAATTTGCCCTCGCTCACGGAGAAAGACGAGCGCGATATTCGCGCCGGCGTGGAAGCGGGAATCGACTTTGTGGCACTCTCTTTCGCACGCCGCAGCGAAGACGTGATGGTTCTGCGGGCACTGCTGGATCACTTGGGCTCCAAAGCCCGAATTATCGCCAAAATTGAAGATCAGGGCGGCCTGCGAAACTTGGAAGGAATTATCAAAGCTGCCGATGCCATCATGGTGGCGCGGGGCGATTTGGGAATTGAAATCGATTACCAAACTCTGCCCCTGGTGCAAACACGAATCGTCGAAGCCTGTTTGACCGAAGGCAAACCCGTCATCATCGCCACGCATTTGTTGGAATCGATGATTTCCGCGCCCATGCCCACGCGGGCGGAAATTTCCGACATTTCCACCGCCGTCCGCGAACGGGCCGATGCCGTTATGCTTTCGGGCGAAACCACCACGGGCAAATACCCGTTGGAATGCATCGAAGTGATGAAGAACATCGTAAAGACCATCGAGCCCACCGAAAAGCGCGGCATTAACGAGGTGATCAAGCTCACCGAGCCGAAGGCCAAAATGCTACGCTCGGCGGCCGTTTTGGCTCAGCAAATGGGCAATTCCGGCATTGTCGTTTTTACGCGCAGCGGATTTCTGGCTTACACCCTGGCGGCGCTGCGCGCGGTGGGAGTGCCCATTTATGCCTTTACCGACGACGAAGCCTTGTTCCGCCAACTGTTGCTCCCCTGGGGGGTAGAGCCGTTTCTCATGCCGTTCAATGTCGATCCGGAGCAAACCATTCTCGACGCCCTGGCGTACCTCAAACGGCGCGGATGGTGTGGCGAAGGAACTTGGCTGGTCGTCATCACCAATGCCCTGGCCCATGAGAAAGTAATCGACACCATTCAATTGCGGAAAGTTGAATAA